From Phaeocystidibacter marisrubri, the proteins below share one genomic window:
- a CDS encoding WbqC family protein has protein sequence MPKTVLPPALFPPIVYMSLWIGEDVAWNVERKYEKRSWRNRYRILGPNGAQDLSAQINHQSDKSVFSKVELDHKHDWVNKEWKSIETAYRNAAFFEALSPELQPIVSHPHSSLLERCEASMKWVLEQLQLPTSLEYNDGLPMHPTVMKPNEKFDTIAYRQVFASKHGFIGNLSVLDLLMNEGPLAYDILTEQYKLVSSDL, from the coding sequence ATGCCGAAAACGGTACTTCCCCCGGCTCTTTTCCCTCCCATTGTGTATATGTCACTGTGGATAGGAGAAGACGTAGCTTGGAATGTAGAACGCAAATACGAAAAGCGCAGTTGGAGAAACCGCTACCGGATCTTGGGACCAAATGGTGCCCAAGATTTAAGCGCTCAGATTAATCATCAATCGGATAAGTCCGTCTTCTCTAAAGTAGAGCTTGATCACAAACACGATTGGGTCAATAAAGAGTGGAAATCCATCGAAACGGCCTATAGAAACGCAGCTTTCTTTGAAGCCTTATCTCCCGAGCTGCAACCCATTGTATCTCATCCGCACTCTTCACTTTTAGAACGATGTGAGGCCAGTATGAAATGGGTCTTGGAACAGCTCCAACTCCCCACTTCATTGGAGTACAATGATGGTCTTCCCATGCACCCCACAGTAATGAAACCCAACGAGAAATTCGACACTATTGCATACCGACAAGTCTTTGCTTCAAAGCACGGCTTTATTGGGAATTTGAGTGTCCTCGATCTCTTGATGAATGAAGGTCCATTGGCATACGACATCCTCACGGAACAATACAAACTCGTTTCAAGCGACCTCTGA
- the lepB gene encoding signal peptidase I → MMYLYLFIGLAIYRGLISWKFYVAAGRKAWEAFVPFYNVWVLLKITDRPKWWILLYYVPVVDNVMAIILTYELLHVFKFREIKYAILCVLTLGLYLAYLNYTEPLKYHGRDDSWIKKNLGSWVNAVLFAVVAATLIRSTTFESYTIPTGSMEESLMVGDFLFVSKMQYGVRLPMTPLTVPLVHDTIPVLGIPAYTDFIELPYIRLPKINEIQQNDPVVFNYPAQINTQGGRQTANGPTPLEVTVPPVDKKTNFVKRAVAVAGDTLVIDDGQIFINGVKSELPDRAKPQFKYLVEFDPAFYLDPVFMKEEYDIEFAGGSQEMTNQTAGDVRIYPRGVFDEFGIVTTNNFYAIDLTEENAEKLAQHPKVLRLEKLIQRVDSSNYDEVANSRWSLSLFPNLSSHAPAQHVWTRDDYGPLWIPEEGATVDLNLENLSIYRKIIEDYEHHSLEVKDGNIMIDGAVATSYTFAQNYYWMMGDNRHNSHDSRYWGFVPEDHIVGKPVFIWMSLDGYESGFKKLRTDRIFTTVNGSGERVHYFWPFMAVVVIWNVIAHFRKKKKAKAA, encoded by the coding sequence ATGATGTACTTGTATCTCTTTATCGGACTCGCTATTTACCGCGGACTCATCTCGTGGAAGTTCTACGTGGCAGCCGGTAGAAAAGCTTGGGAGGCATTCGTTCCCTTCTACAACGTTTGGGTTCTACTCAAAATCACCGACCGACCAAAATGGTGGATTCTGTTGTACTACGTTCCTGTAGTCGATAACGTGATGGCAATCATTCTCACCTATGAACTTCTTCACGTTTTTAAATTCCGTGAAATCAAGTATGCCATCCTTTGTGTACTAACCCTTGGACTCTACCTCGCCTACCTGAACTACACGGAACCACTTAAGTATCATGGTCGAGATGATTCTTGGATAAAGAAAAACCTAGGTTCATGGGTGAATGCCGTTTTATTCGCGGTAGTGGCAGCTACCCTCATTCGCTCCACAACGTTCGAATCTTACACGATTCCAACGGGTTCCATGGAAGAATCGCTCATGGTAGGCGACTTCCTGTTTGTGAGCAAAATGCAATATGGTGTTCGACTTCCAATGACTCCATTAACAGTTCCATTGGTCCACGACACCATTCCTGTGTTGGGTATTCCGGCATACACCGACTTTATTGAGTTACCTTACATTCGATTGCCAAAGATCAACGAGATTCAACAAAACGATCCCGTGGTCTTTAACTATCCCGCACAAATCAACACTCAAGGGGGGCGCCAAACTGCCAACGGTCCTACTCCACTTGAAGTAACCGTTCCACCAGTAGACAAGAAAACCAACTTCGTAAAGAGAGCTGTAGCCGTGGCCGGTGATACACTCGTTATTGATGATGGACAAATCTTCATCAATGGTGTGAAAAGTGAACTTCCAGATCGCGCTAAACCTCAGTTTAAATACTTAGTGGAATTCGATCCTGCTTTCTACCTCGATCCTGTATTTATGAAGGAAGAATACGACATTGAATTTGCGGGAGGTTCACAAGAGATGACCAATCAAACTGCCGGAGATGTTCGCATTTATCCAAGAGGCGTTTTTGATGAATTCGGAATCGTCACCACGAATAACTTCTATGCCATCGACCTCACAGAAGAGAATGCAGAGAAGCTCGCTCAGCACCCAAAAGTTCTTCGACTTGAAAAACTTATTCAAAGAGTAGATTCCAGCAACTATGATGAGGTGGCAAACAGCCGCTGGTCGCTTAGTCTTTTTCCAAATTTGAGTTCCCATGCTCCGGCTCAACATGTTTGGACACGCGACGATTACGGTCCACTTTGGATTCCTGAAGAAGGTGCTACAGTAGATCTAAACTTGGAGAACCTTTCCATTTATCGGAAAATCATTGAAGACTACGAGCATCATAGCTTGGAAGTGAAAGACGGCAATATCATGATTGATGGCGCTGTAGCGACCTCTTATACCTTCGCCCAAAATTACTATTGGATGATGGGCGACAACCGTCACAATTCACACGATAGTAGGTATTGGGGATTTGTTCCTGAAGATCACATTGTGGGGAAACCTGTGTTCATCTGGATGAGTTTAGATGGCTACGAAAGTGGATTCAAGAAATTGAGAACCGACCGTATCTTCACAACTGTAAATGGTTCAGGCGAACGCGTTCATTACTTCTGGCCATTCATGGCTGTAGTTGTCATTTGGAATGTGATTGCTCATTTCCGCAAAAAGAAGAAGGCGAAAGCTGCGTAA
- the dapB gene encoding 4-hydroxy-tetrahydrodipicolinate reductase: MKIALLGYGKMGVIIEKMALERGHEVVLRVGRDGCTDEELRRADVAIDFSLPSVAFSNIQRCIENDVPVVSGTTGWLDRKSEIEALCKERNGSFIYASNFSLGVNLFFALNEHLAKLMNGHEVYNAKLTEIHHTQKLDAPSGTAITLAEGMLKNLENYSSWKLVENGELADENQLPIEAERIDPTPGTHIIQYSSEIDDIEIKHTAHNRNGFALGAVIASEYLLQNPGIRTMKDVLGLA; encoded by the coding sequence ATGAAAATTGCACTGCTCGGATATGGGAAAATGGGAGTTATTATTGAAAAGATGGCTCTTGAACGCGGTCACGAAGTGGTACTCCGCGTTGGACGAGATGGCTGTACCGACGAAGAACTTCGTCGTGCAGATGTAGCCATCGACTTCTCCCTACCTTCCGTTGCATTTTCGAATATCCAACGATGCATCGAAAACGATGTTCCCGTTGTTAGTGGAACCACAGGCTGGTTGGATCGCAAGTCTGAAATTGAAGCCCTTTGCAAAGAGCGCAATGGCAGCTTCATTTATGCCTCGAATTTTTCGCTAGGCGTGAACCTCTTCTTCGCCCTGAATGAGCACTTGGCAAAACTGATGAACGGTCATGAGGTCTATAATGCCAAACTGACTGAAATTCACCATACTCAAAAGCTAGATGCCCCAAGTGGAACAGCCATCACTCTAGCCGAAGGAATGTTAAAGAATTTAGAAAATTACAGTTCTTGGAAGCTGGTTGAAAACGGCGAACTCGCTGACGAAAATCAGTTACCCATTGAGGCTGAGCGAATTGACCCTACTCCAGGCACTCACATCATTCAGTACTCTTCTGAAATTGACGACATTGAAATCAAGCACACCGCGCACAACCGCAATGGATTTGCACTAGGCGCCGTTATTGCTTCCGAATACCTGCTACAGAATCCCGGCATCCGCACCATGAAGGATGTCCTTGGACTGGCTTAA